Proteins encoded in a region of the Ktedonobacteraceae bacterium genome:
- a CDS encoding response regulator transcription factor — MVADDDRDMVDMLSYWLKGHGYDVVRAFDGEQAIKRWRETLPDLVILDVQMPKLDGFEVCRQMRSETNSMVLILTAHDREDDEIRGLEMGADDYLRKPFSPRQLLARIKAVMRRSSSAKGSSGSSAITVGPVTLDAMRHEVTRDGVKVRLTPTESRLLHLLITHTGQVLTTDMIIERVWGYDEAGDSGLVKTHIRHLRQKVEPDPNNPQYIMTVPGVGYTFTAPITIES; from the coding sequence ATGGTGGCGGATGACGACCGCGACATGGTTGATATGCTGAGCTATTGGCTCAAGGGTCATGGATACGATGTCGTTCGGGCGTTTGATGGCGAACAGGCCATCAAACGCTGGCGTGAGACATTGCCAGACCTTGTCATTCTTGATGTACAGATGCCCAAGCTGGATGGCTTCGAGGTCTGTCGCCAGATGCGCAGCGAAACCAATTCGATGGTCTTAATTCTTACCGCGCATGATCGTGAAGATGATGAGATACGTGGGTTGGAGATGGGGGCCGACGATTATCTGCGCAAACCGTTCAGTCCACGGCAATTACTTGCTCGCATCAAGGCCGTTATGCGGCGTTCTTCGAGCGCGAAAGGCTCTTCGGGTTCATCGGCGATCACCGTTGGACCGGTTACATTGGATGCAATGCGTCACGAGGTGACGCGCGACGGCGTCAAAGTGAGATTGACTCCCACCGAGAGCCGCCTGCTTCACCTGCTGATTACCCATACAGGACAGGTCTTGACGACCGATATGATTATCGAGCGTGTCTGGGGCTACGATGAGGCCGGCGACTCCGGCCTGGTGAAGACCCATATCCGCCATCTCCGTCAGAAAGTTGAGCCTGATCCGAACAATCCGCAATATATCATGACGGTGCCAGGCGTTGGCTATACTTTTACGGCACCCATTACTATCGAGTCGTAA
- a CDS encoding cytidine deaminase, whose amino-acid sequence MIPREELLALARETARRAHCRYSHFRVGAAIVAGGKTYVGVNVEISSYGLTLCAERAALAAAITDGAGPITQVAVACIDAPQEAPLNERTPCGACRQWLADLAPNAVIYIDGSAQDFTVRDLMPYAFGLPE is encoded by the coding sequence GTGATACCACGTGAGGAACTCTTAGCCCTGGCTCGCGAGACAGCCCGGCGCGCCCATTGCCGCTACTCGCATTTTCGTGTCGGCGCCGCCATAGTCGCGGGTGGAAAGACATACGTAGGCGTCAACGTCGAAATTTCCAGCTACGGCCTGACCCTCTGCGCCGAACGCGCGGCCCTGGCGGCAGCTATCACAGACGGGGCCGGTCCAATTACCCAGGTGGCAGTTGCCTGCATCGACGCCCCGCAAGAGGCTCCCTTGAATGAGCGCACACCCTGCGGCGCCTGTCGCCAGTGGCTGGCCGACCTCGCTCCCAACGCCGTCATCTATATTGATGGGTCAGCACAGGATTTCACGGTCAGAGATCTGATGCCTTATGCCTTTGGGCTACCAGAATAA
- a CDS encoding methyltransferase domain-containing protein, translated as MAVNKLIYENECGLPLNSIEWLEIHHRSKAPERTRMVRDLHIERGSHVVDAGCGPGLWTPMLAQAVGPEGLITGVDISIEALVTAHRRSQDKWYASQLRLKRGTLEQLPLEPGSLQLIFSANVSQYLPDPVSTFAAMGRCLAPGGRLAVKDIDFGTMRFSNIDAGLQARVLRARERWEQLRVAQGYTFEDSWVGSKLAGYLRAAGYENVQERRYRIVRRFPLSPDFRFYLQGIAEWFVSEGGPLLAEEDRNRWLECFFDEKRCILDSNTFTSEETEFVVTGVWQQSRSASLRYFDMQAQPLEAMAI; from the coding sequence ATGGCAGTAAACAAACTCATCTACGAGAATGAGTGTGGTTTGCCTCTCAACTCTATTGAGTGGCTCGAGATTCATCATCGTAGCAAAGCGCCCGAACGTACGCGTATGGTTCGCGACCTGCATATCGAACGGGGTAGCCATGTGGTAGATGCCGGTTGTGGGCCTGGCCTCTGGACACCGATGCTGGCACAGGCTGTCGGCCCCGAGGGTCTCATTACCGGCGTCGATATTTCCATCGAGGCTCTGGTCACTGCTCATCGCCGCAGCCAGGATAAATGGTACGCCTCGCAATTACGCCTCAAGCGAGGTACGTTGGAGCAATTGCCGCTTGAGCCTGGAAGTTTGCAGTTGATATTCAGCGCCAATGTCAGCCAGTACCTGCCCGATCCCGTTTCAACGTTTGCTGCCATGGGGCGCTGCCTTGCTCCCGGTGGCCGGCTTGCCGTCAAGGATATCGATTTCGGCACGATGCGCTTCTCTAATATCGATGCAGGCTTGCAGGCTCGCGTCTTGCGAGCGCGCGAGCGGTGGGAGCAGTTGCGCGTAGCACAGGGCTATACCTTCGAGGATAGCTGGGTTGGTTCAAAGCTCGCAGGCTACCTGCGGGCCGCCGGCTATGAAAATGTGCAGGAGAGACGCTATCGCATTGTGCGCCGCTTCCCACTTTCACCAGATTTCCGCTTCTACCTCCAGGGCATCGCCGAGTGGTTCGTATCAGAGGGGGGCCCGCTGCTCGCTGAAGAAGATCGTAACAGGTGGCTAGAATGTTTCTTTGACGAGAAACGCTGTATCCTCGATTCAAATACATTCACCAGCGAAGAGACTGAATTTGTGGTAACAGGCGTCTGGCAACAATCCAGGAGCGCTTCCCTGCGCTACTTTGACATGCAGGCGCAGCCGCTCGAGGCCATGGCCATATAA
- a CDS encoding helix-turn-helix domain-containing protein — protein sequence MVTQMIQDDVLLTFKEAMSYLRVSRSTLYRLMWSGQLTGHKVGSTWRFYREDLRACVGRETPMHSLQTPVAIG from the coding sequence ATGGTTACGCAAATGATCCAGGATGATGTTCTTCTAACGTTCAAAGAGGCGATGAGCTACCTCCGCGTGAGCCGCTCTACTCTCTATCGTCTGATGTGGTCCGGACAACTTACTGGCCATAAAGTAGGCAGCACCTGGCGCTTCTACCGCGAAGACCTGCGGGCCTGCGTTGGCCGTGAGACTCCTATGCATTCACTGCAGACGCCTGTTGCCATAGGATAA
- a CDS encoding diguanylate cyclase: MRQEETGVSTRSLIYIDTPAAERCSCMPLSALHPVAWSEQEDLEESLQVVPVTAELNAGIRSALQDFFPRIAPLSLFLLHIAQLEHLHIAPKSAVLHRRHRFHAPASFLEQVLLNVRRCIRYSDQVLIHDGTGIAIIFPDVDAEGAHSILERIYHSINLLQPETFIPQLKRETDILMGMGSYPKPGASLEEFLYHADLIARRLRLRPSVTAQLRGVKPSGVVEELPYNRQFEDDEHTPANHARANGIPFMQLPSRLPQRLKQLIPYELALELRCAPVGRDHNRLTVAMAHPSNMHAIERLREVTGMTIFPVSCETRALETLLTNGW, translated from the coding sequence ATGAGACAGGAAGAAACCGGGGTATCTACCCGGTCGCTCATCTATATCGATACGCCCGCGGCTGAGCGTTGCAGCTGCATGCCTCTCTCTGCGTTGCATCCGGTAGCCTGGAGCGAGCAAGAAGACCTGGAAGAGAGTTTGCAGGTCGTTCCGGTCACCGCGGAATTAAATGCCGGTATTCGTTCTGCACTGCAAGATTTTTTCCCGCGCATTGCTCCCCTCAGCCTGTTCCTGCTGCATATCGCGCAGCTCGAACACCTGCATATTGCCCCAAAATCAGCTGTGTTGCACAGGCGGCATCGCTTCCACGCGCCCGCCAGCTTTCTTGAGCAGGTATTACTGAACGTCCGCCGCTGTATCCGCTATAGCGACCAGGTGCTGATCCACGATGGCACCGGCATCGCTATCATTTTCCCCGATGTGGACGCGGAAGGCGCGCACTCGATTCTAGAGCGCATCTATCACAGCATCAATCTCCTGCAGCCGGAAACCTTTATTCCGCAGTTGAAACGCGAGACCGATATTCTGATGGGCATGGGATCATATCCTAAGCCAGGAGCTTCATTAGAAGAGTTCCTTTATCATGCTGATCTGATTGCTCGCCGGTTGAGGTTGCGGCCCTCCGTAACGGCGCAATTGCGCGGTGTTAAACCGTCCGGCGTCGTAGAGGAACTGCCATACAACCGCCAGTTTGAGGATGACGAACATACTCCGGCAAACCATGCGCGCGCGAACGGCATCCCATTCATGCAGTTGCCGAGCCGCCTGCCGCAACGCCTGAAACAGCTGATCCCCTATGAGCTCGCGCTAGAACTTCGCTGCGCCCCCGTTGGCCGCGATCACAACCGCCTGACCGTGGCTATGGCCCACCCCTCCAACATGCACGCCATCGAGCGGCTACGAGAAGTTACCGGCATGACGATTTTCCCCGTGTCGTGCGAAACCAGGGCGCTGGAGACGCTGCTTACCAATGGATGGTAG